GACTAAGAATCTGTGCAGACTAAAGtattttctgggtattgaggtAGCTCAGTCTAGCTCAGATATTGTGATCtcacagcggaagtatgccttagacattcttgaagAGACAGGAATGACAGGCTATAGACCTattgacactccgatggatccgaattctaaattTCTGCCAGGACAGGAAGAGCCACTTAGTGATCCTACGAGATATAGGCGGCtgattggtaaattaaattatctcacagtgactagacctgacatttcctttcctgttagtattgtaagtcaatttatggattctccctatgatagtcattgggatgcagttgttcgtaTTATTCGGTATATAAAATCGGTTCCAGGCAAAAGGttattgtttgaggatcgaggtcattAGCAGATtgttggatactcagatgctgattaGGTAGGATCatcttctgatagacgttctacgtctggatattgtatTTTAGTAGGAGGCAATTTGGTGTCTTGAAAGagtaagaaacagaatgtagttgctccgtctagtgcagaagcagaatatcaaGCAATGGCTAAGGCAACATGTGAGCTAATTTGGATCAAACAATTGTTCAAGGAGTTAAAATTTAGTGAAATCAGTCAGATAAAACTTGTGTACGATAACCAAGCTacccttcatattgcatcaaatccggtattccatgagaggactaaacacattgagattgactgtTACTTTGTCCGAGAAAATatactctcaggagatattgttacaaaatttgtgaagtcgaatgattAGCTTGCTGAAATTTTCACCAAGTCTCTCACTGCtcctcgtattagttatatatgtaacaagctcggtacatataatttatatgcaccggcttgagggggagtgttagaatAGTAGAGTTAAATAGTTATATGCAAATAACCCTAATCACATATATAGTAGGAGTAaaacatgtattatatatataggactcattgtatcattgtcaatacatcaataatataattttcGAAGTTATTAATTTTCACACTTGAAATTTGTTGAAGTGCTTGAATGCTTGAACACTTGCAGTTTGCAGAGAATTGTGgcctttgatccacgagctcccttgtgtcttcttgttataacttctgatGTCTTTTCTGAGATATGAagatccctatttatagttgtgggagggaagagttatgataagaacaaactcttttcgaccaatcaaattgaagtgtgacaatgccgcatttgattggccagaacatgtcacttgcacacgtggcacgATTTCACTGGCCTTTTTAATTTAACTTGGtctgccttgtcattttgacacgtggcatgatcctattggatTTTCCATTTGACTTGgtgtgccacgtcatttgacacgtggcaccaaagtTGACCTCTAGGAAGATAAAATCTCGCGCTTAATGAAGTGGGTTCATCActtgtagcccaattaaatgggccaACCCAATGGATTCaggtttatttatttaatctatatatattggacttatataactaatccaatcatattagcccaataaatttatttgaactaatatattttaaatttaaaatatagtccaaattattttacgaatttaatttcaataaaatttatatgcctatcATAGCTATTCTTTGATTGTGGAGTAGTTATTCTTTGATGgagatttttttgaaaattggaacAAGTGTAATTGCATGAATCGGACCTAATAGTGGACGCCTAATCCTAGTATTAGCCTTTTTCCCGTGCGATCTTGTACGCCGAATCAGCCAACCCGTTGGATGTTGAAACAAGTTTCTAATTTTGGTATCTTGACTTGAAGAGCTAGCTTGACAAAtaaaaaaggaggaaaaattGTACAAAAGAGGAAACCTGAATATACCCTAGCAATAAGCAAAGGGGGTCTGATTTAGGACGGGCTCTTAAACTTTAGACCCACATTTTAGGGCGGATGCATTTTTAAAtggaggaattttcagaaaccactatagTTTAGTAGTTATTAATTTTTTATAGTTATCATATACATATTTGTTTTCTATAATTAATATGCTGTTGCTATCAGACTGTATTTGTtgtattcgcgctactgtattcatgaatgcaGTCGTGGAATTCGCCTGATAAGTAGGGAGTCCAGCTGTTTAATAACAGAAAGAGAATCAATTAGCGTGTAttactcctaatttaactcaacaaaattAATTCTATAAAATTTCGTTGCTACTGTGTTGTATTCCATATATTCGTgcgactgtatttataaatacagtgaaATAATTCGCCTAAAAAATAGTGATTACGAGTATTTAATAACGGAAATCACAATAttgaattatatttaattttaCTATATTAAATCCAgttgtattcaaacaacaaaaaatcaagaaatagggtgtataccgttctattcaattcgactgtatacattgtattcaattcactaatattcattattcactattatacattgtattcaattcaccGTAGTCTATTCAATTGTATTCGAACAACAAACAATCACAAAAACAGTGATATTCGactgtattaaaaaaatatagacCTTCAGAATGCATAAAAACAGACgaaaatataatatattaataCAAAAATACAATGTATTTGAGTGTATTTGTACAGAATACAATGATTTATATCATTGTATATGACtcaatagcaaagaagagaagaaagctCGCCGGAGATGGTATTTTTCGGCCAAGAAAAATACTAtatacattgtattaaaactaaaatGGAGACGCACAAAAACacgaccctcaaatcttctccAGCGACTCTGCTTCAGATTTTCAAAAGCTCTATCCGTAGCCATGGTCAGATCTGTTTGCCTACTCCCTCTTTGTTTCAGATCTATTCTCTTCGCTTCAGAAAGTCCACCATTGCCACAAAAAATGACTGCTACGACGACTGCCTTGACTGAAAAAGGAGAGAGATTTGAGGGAGAAGATAGATGATTGAGAATCTTGTTGatagagagagaaggaagagagagagaaagaacatAGCTGGCGTATTTCACACCTCAATGGTAAGGTATAaaataaatacctattttgctataaaaacaaaaatatagttATAAGTAATTATATATtgaaattattttgatttataataaatagggtgtaataGTTTGCTATTGGggtaaaattttcttttaaaagtcAGTTACATTTTATAATCAatcaatttttacttttttgtACTAAAGTTactaaattaaactatttttataATAGAAGTATCACTCAATTTTACCTAAGTATCCCAAAAATCACTAAATTATATTTtgtaacaataaaatcacacaacTTTGTCTAAGTATAATAGAAACTCATTAGGAGGAAACAAAACAGACATTTTATATGATACTTAGGGAAGGTAGAATTACAGACTTGGTTAAAAAAATTGTTTAGTGACTTGTTGCTATTCTCAGGCAAAGTTGAATGAgtttttgttataaaaaaaagTTTAGTAACTTTTTGTGATGCTTGATCAAAATTGAGTGATTTTggcatatttttatatttgaaaacttTTTAACCATTTTCATTTTACGCTTAATAATATTCTTTTATATGAATAACGACAACATGTTTAATATCATTATATTGAATATATTTTTAGTACTTATCATATATACAAAGTCTTTTTAAAAATAATCCGGTTCAAAACAGGCCTATGTCATATACCTTCAATGGCCTACTTCATTAAGGAGGGGTCTGATCGACTCGGCCATGTTTAATTTCAGGGCGCgattatgttattttggaacttATATTAACTGAATGTTACAACTTGGCGATTAACATAGAACCAGTTTCTGATTAAGGGAAGAAGCTACTCTCTGTATTTTTCAGTCAACAAATAATTGGTAAATGGCCTATAGTTCGAAAGACCAACTTTTACAAAGCAATCAACAAAATGGAGTACAATAATGTTACCGCACTATTGGTggtcatttcaaattctttttccGCACaactgttaaaataataatgttGGAAAAGAAATAATTATGACCAGTTGACTGTAACGGGTGGTCTAGCCTACTAGTTTTCAACTTGAATTATCGCCCACTCGAATTCAACAACGGTAAAGGACCAAATATACCCCCTCTATTTTttaaaatggtctaagaatatcaCTCGTTAtattattgggttatctatacctatacagtcatactttgggttcaaatatacccctcatttaaacggagggacatgtgtcatcgtcctgttggtcaattctaaatatattctaattaattaaaaagacacaTTAATCATacctgaaaaataatttttttttgtaaacactgaaaaaaacaaaaaaaaatatttttactaaaaactgaaaaaaacgaaaatattttttttccagtttttttacaaaaactgctttaaaaaaactgaaaaatattttccaaaataatatttttgtaaaaactgaaaaagaaaactgaaaagcaattgtctaaagcaattaaaaactaaaaaaaactgaaatatttttaactaaaaactgaaaaagaagaagaaaatatttgtttttacaaaaacacTGCTTTAGAAAtttgctttttagtttttttttcagtttttacaaaaatattattttagaaaatatttttcagctttttttaaagcatttttttttgtaaaaactagaaaaaaatatattttcattttttttcagtttttagtaaaaattatttcagtttttacaaaaaaattgcttttgaaaattgattttcatctttttttttcaatttttaaaaaaatattattttagaaaatatttttcagttttcctaaagtagtttttttgtaaaaactgaaaaaaaaatattttcgtttttttcagtttttagtaaaaataatttcagtttttacaaaaaaaaattactttaaaaaattacttttcgggtatgattaatgggtctttttaattaattagaagatatttagaattgactaacaggacgatgacacgtgtctctccgtttaaatgaggggtatatttgaactcaaagtatgactgcaggggtatatatagtccaatagtataacgaggggtattcttagaccattttcgaaagtagagaggtatatttggccctttgtcGATTCAACAAATAGATCATTCCTCCAAAATTCTTAGCCCGAGAAAATGAATCGTAAAAGGACTATCTCATTGTTACTACTACCTCTGTTCcactttatgtgaacctatttcctttttggtctgtttaaaaaagaatgacctctttctaaatttggaaacaattttgtttaaacttacaattctacccttaattagaaacttttataaccacacaaatactctggacccatttttgacttgtttaggaccacaaattttaaaagtcttcattttttcttaaattccgtgccgagtcaaacatgttcacataaattgaaacggagggagtattattttctttttatacaaaaatattcaaaaacaaATTTACTTATGAAAGATCATCTGTGAAATGAGAGTAATTAATACAATGTTCCTTGAAAAAAGTTGGAGTTAAAACATTTAATATCAGGGGCCATATTCTGAGAAACAAACAAATTAGAGGACCTAATAGCTAAAACTATATGCAATCTGCCTAGATTTCCACTCAAATACGTCATATATGCAACCTTTTGGGTAGGCATAATTGTACACAAACTTCTCCTTAGCCACATTTTGTCAATTCATTTTATTGCCCCCTATTTAACAAGGCccctttttcaaaaattcttcaTTTTGGTCCAACAACTAATCCTAGCAAACCCTTCATTCTCCAAATGGCTCAGGTACTGTATCAACATATTCTCTAATATTTTCGCTgttcttttgttctttctctttTAGGGGTTTGTTATGTTaaaacttttatttatatttgtgttTTCCTTATCAATCAGATGAAAGTGGTAATGAAGGTTCTTACCATGTCTGATGAAAAGACAAAGCAGAAATCCATAGAAGCTGCAGCTGATATTTTAGGTAATTGCTATTGGATCTAGTTTTAGTCATAAGAAAAGTTGAATCAGATTTGTACTTTTTACTAATAAAATGAAGTGCAGGGGTAGATTCAATAGCAGCAGATCTAAAGGAACAGAAACTAACAGTGATAGGAGAAATGGATGCAGTGGCAGTGGTGAAGAAGTTGAAAAAGGCAGTGGGTAAAGTTGATATAATATCAGTAGGGCCAGCTAAGgaagagaagaaagaggaaaagaaagaagagaaaaaagaggaaaagaaagaggaaaagaaggaagaaaagaaagaggaaaagaaagaagagaagaaagaagaGCCGCAGAAGTGACTTATTATTATCCTCAAATTAAAAGAGAATATCTCCATTTGTTAGACAATCCAAACAACCATAAAATCATTCAAAGCTTTTTGTTATAACAAGGTGATAAAGAAGCTTTGGGTCTTCAAAAATTGTTAATTGTATACGCAATTGCAAGTATGAATCGCTTCTTTGTCTCTTTAGACtaaataaaattttgagaaaCTTTTGTCTTGATTCTTGCTGTTATTCCCTTTCCTTTCAacttttctattttctgttttattttatttcaacttCTTTGGTggggagaaaaaaaaaaggcgTTTAAGAAtgaatataacaattatttttcTCCGTTTATTGGAGAAAATCATTATGCTGGCGTCCTACTTtactttgtgtgtgtgtgtgtgtgtgtgttttttggACAATTGTGGCATGTAACATCCCTTTCTGTGAATTCGATATCACGTAGTATATGACTTATACGAAATGGATTTTGTTTTTCTCATCCAATGGCTTGAATGTGACATTTCGATATTAAGTTTGAGGCCATTCCTACATATTAATATATTATCTGCACTTGGTTTTTAAACATTAGTTCTTTGCACATCCCTTAAAAAAATATACCTCTTATTTAGTGAATGACTTCAGTCACCAGAGTATTTCCTTAATtacctttcatttcttttttaaATGTCTCATTTAACTAACACTCTACTAATTAAAATTGTAAAGGTTGAATTAAAAAAAGATAATAAATTACTTCTTGTTCTTTTAAATCATTATAATATACTAAAACAAATTCAATTAGGACAATTAATATTTAGAATTGAAGGGCGTAACACTATTTAAGCTTCCTATGCATGGGGTTTCCAAAAGGTTAATCCAGATTAATTTTCAGTCATTCCGTGCATGAATGTGTACCAAATCCACTCgttacatttttctttcttgtcggcccttttgatttttgaaaagaaaaatttaGCACCTTCTTTTATTAATACGCGACAGAAACTGTGTACTTGCGTAACGATGGCTCATACTTTGAATCATATTAATTGGTTTATAGACTTaatagatttgaaaaataatttaaaatgagtAATTGATGCTAAAGGTAAAATAGGaaacataaattatttttctcttgatatgtgaaagtaaacaagtaaaaataaaaatttatttttaaaatagttaacaAATacaagtgaacggagggagtagcaTTTTAAGAGGTCTTAGGATAATAATTTGGAAAATGAAATAGTTAATGATAAGGATAAAATAGGGGAAAGAATTGATTTTCTCTTTATTTGctaaaattaacaagtaaaaataataacatactccatccgttcacttttacttgacatgtatactaaaaatatatttttatttttacttgtcactttacgcatatcaagagaagacaattttttttttcctgttatacccaTAGTATATATTActcatttaaaattattttctcaaatccaataaaacatgcatcaattaatatgtgtatcatgataaattatgcacttcatttattatttcttaagggacgtgaaaagtcaaaacatgccaaataaaaataaacagagggaatattttttatatagtgaacaagtaaaaatgaaaCTAGAATATATATACATGTTGGTATCAGTAATCAAGAGCAGCTCTAAATTAATTGCCAAACCTACTCAACCAATTAAAATGTTCGTCCATCCAAACTTTAAAAATAGTGGAGACCTAAAGTGGAAATTATGACTCAAAAACTATCATCTAGCTAGTTAGTTCTGCCAAGTGCCAACTAAGTGATCATGAACCCTGAGGTAGAAATAGGCAGTAACGGTTCACGTGAATTCTATATTTTTTTGCTTAAATTTTATAAATGTATTAATAAATTTAttagatatttataaatatttaactatgaattcagttattattatttatatcaaCTTAAGAATATTATAGGAATTTATAAATAAATTCGAATCTGACTAGGCACAAACCTAAGGAAAAGGGATTACGGACCTCAATTTtcctttgcaaaaataaaaaaaaaacagaaagacgCATATAGTAGATTCCACCATCCTCTATTAAAAAGTAGAAAACAATATCAGTACCCCACGCCCATAAATCCACCTAGCATGCAAGTTGCAACCATGAAAGAAAAGAATTTATGCCGAACAACATACGCTTCTATTTGTTCGGTTTTGAAATTTCGGTCTCATGCCCTACAAAATTTCATTCAAACACCTCAACTCGTACAAAATAATTCTTTTAAACCCTTTTTACCTTGCGTGCTCTTCAAACACACACGTGGATAACACGTCAATGTCCAGTCAGGGGCGGCTCTAAGACTTTGGATAGTGAGGCCAttgccttaggcccccaaattttgaagacccccaaatttattttaaattcttattattattactattatgtattatataatttatataaataattagaataaaaaaaatattacagtACATTTTTTATTACTtgattgaggttattttatacaataaatttataaattatgataattttctttcctcattaattagtatatttgacaagagtgagttgctctagtggtgagcaccctccacttccaactaagaggttgtgagttcgagtcaccccaagagcaaggtggggagttcttggagggagggagtcgagggtctatcggaaacaacctctctactccagggtagggataaggtctgcgtacaaactactctccccagatcccactattGAGATTATACTGGGATTAAGGGC
This DNA window, taken from Nicotiana tabacum cultivar K326 chromosome 4, ASM71507v2, whole genome shotgun sequence, encodes the following:
- the LOC107831732 gene encoding heavy metal-associated isoprenylated plant protein 39; amino-acid sequence: MAQMKVVMKVLTMSDEKTKQKSIEAAADILGVDSIAADLKEQKLTVIGEMDAVAVVKKLKKAVGKVDIISVGPAKEEKKEEKKEEKKEEKKEEKKEEKKEEKKEEKKEEPQK